In Nissabacter sp. SGAir0207, the genomic stretch CCAGCCGGGCATCACCTACAGCGAGCAGAATCCCGGTACCCGGCCGCTGACGCGGATGCAGCTCTGGCTGGACGCTTGCCCGGCGCGCGTCAATGACGCGGCGCAACAGCTGACGCTGCGTCATCGCCCCTGCCAGTTGTTGGCGTCGCCGGATGGCGCGCAGGGCAGCCTGCAACTGCGCCAGCAGGCGTGGGTGCACCACATTGACCTGGCGGCCGGTGAGCGCCACACCCTGCGCCTGCATGGCCCACGCGCCTACTTGCAGTCGATCCACGGCGAGGTGCAGGCCATTGGCCATGATGGGCAGGCGCGACAGCGGCTGGCCTGCGGCGACGGGGCCTTTATCTGTGAGGAGCCAGAGCTGACGATTGTGGCAGACAGTCCGCTGCGCGCGCTGCTGATTGATCTGGCGGAATAACCGGTTTTGCCGGCTGCGACCACGGCAGCGGGCGATTGCACGACCCTACACACAGCAACACCAAAAAAGGGCGCCTGAGCCGTGCCTGATAAGCAAAAAGCCCGGATCAGTTTCCTGATCCGGGCTTTTCTATATGGAGTGGAGTTGACCGGTAAGCCGGGTTCTGTCGTGGACAGTCATTCGTCTAGGCCAGCAATCGCTCACTGGCTCAAGCAGCCTACCCGGGTTCAGTACGGGCCG encodes the following:
- a CDS encoding pirin family protein, coding for MITCRTAKQCGKADFGWLKARYTFSFGHYFDPSLMGYASLRVLNQEVLAPGAGLQPRGYPRVDVLNVILQGEAEYRDSLGNCLRAKAGEVLLLSAQPGITYSEQNPGTRPLTRMQLWLDACPARVNDAAQQLTLRHRPCQLLASPDGAQGSLQLRQQAWVHHIDLAAGERHTLRLHGPRAYLQSIHGEVQAIGHDGQARQRLACGDGAFICEEPELTIVADSPLRALLIDLAE